AGAAAGTTATTCCCGGAACCCTAACGGAGTCAAAGAGAATCGCCCTAACGTGGGAGTTCTTGAAGACTATAGGCTTTTCGGCGATGAAATCACCTATCTTGACGTCATAGAGGTAAACGCCCTCAAAGTACGTATGACCGCTCTTCAATCTGCGTAGAAACGCCTCTTCCTTGACCCGCTTTATCTCCTCCCCGAGAAGCCTCTCTCCCTCGTCATAGGGAATGTGGAGCGGGCAGTACTTCGACCCCTCAACGGGTTTCAGGCGGCACTTCTTGCCGTTCTCGTAGGTGTACTCGCACATGGCCCCTCAACATACCTAACGCCAACGGATAATTAAGGCTTTCTCCTGCTCGGAAGGGCACGCATGTAGAAGCGCTTCCCGTCGTACTCCAGCTCGATGAGCTTCCCCTCCCGAATGAGCCTCTCCACGGTCTCCCAGCCGGCCCCCGCCTTCCTCAGGAGCTCCCTTACTGCATCTTCCCTCATCGGGTGAACCGCGGTGATGCTCAGCAGGTCTTCCTCGACATTTCCGGTGGAGGCGAAGGCGTTTCCCTCGTAGCCGATGAGGTATTCAACCCTGCCCTCCCCGAGCCTCTCGGAGAATAGCTGATAGGCGAGGTTTATCATGTCTTCCTTCGCCGGCTCCACCCAGGGCTCGGCTGGAGGCCTCGTGGGGACGGCTATGTAGGCCTTGTCCGGTTTAAGCTCCGCCAGGAAGTCCGCTATCCTTTCAAGCTCATCGCCGTAGTCGACGTTGATCAGCATCGTCTCGGTGACGATGGTTCCATCGAAGTCGTCCCTGAATTCCAGCATGCCCTCGAGGATTCTCTCCAGGCTCAGGTTCCTGTGGGGCCTGTCTATTCTCCGCCAGAGGGGCTCGCTGACAGCATCGAGCTTGAGGGAGACGAAGTCGAAGCTCAGGAGTTCTTCCCTGACGTCGTCCCTCCAGACGAGCGACGAGTTCGTGAGTATCGCGAGGGGAATTTCCAGCTCACGCAGGAGCTCGACCTCGAGGCCGAGGTTAACATCAAGCGTCGGCTCGCCGTCGGGGACGAAGGTTACGTAGTCGATCCTTTCGCCCCTTTCCCTGGCTTCCTCGACCTTTCTGGCAACTTCCTCGAATATGAACTCCGGCTCGTAGAAGGGCCTCCTCTCCACCTCCATCTTCAGTGTTCTTCCTATCTGGCAGTAAAGGCAGGCGTAACTGCAGATTTTGTCGGGAATGTTGTTCACGCCGAGGCTCCTGCCGAGCCTCCTCGAGGGGACGGGACCGAAGGCTATCATTAAACCACCGGGGTTAGGTCGGCCTAAAAGCGTATAAGGTTTGCCCAACCCTTTTATACGCTCCGGTCCAACAATGTACGGTGTTCAACGTGTCAGGCGAGGGTGAAGCCCAGGTTGAGGAGATACTGAAAAACATAGGAAACCTTGAGGAGCTCAGCCCGTTCGAGTTCAAGGAGCTTCTCATAAAGCTCGCGAGGCGGAAATCGGAGAGGATGATGCTCAACGCGGGCAGGGGGAACCCGAACTTCCTGGCGCTGACGCCGAGGTACGCCTACCTCCAGCTCGGGAAGTTCGCTCTCAGCGAGGCAGAGAGGCACTTCGGCTACATGGGTGGCCTCATAGGGGGCCACAGCGACAGGGAGGGCATCGAGGCCCGCTTTGAGATCTTCGTTAGAAACCACTGGAACGAGAGGGGGACGGCTTTCCTGAACTCGGCCGTCAGCTACGTCAGGGACTACCTGGGCCTCCCTGCGGGGGACTTCCTCCACGAGATGGTGCAGGGCTACCTGGGCTGCGACTACCCATCGCCCCCGAGGATGCTGCCCCTGGCGGAGAAGATAGTCGCGAGGTACCTGATGAAGGAGATGGGGGCCGGCTACGACCTCGGCTACTCCCTGGTCGATGAGACCCAGCTCTTCGCGGTGGAGGGCGGAACCGCGGCGATGGCGTACCTCTTCGAGTCCCTGAAGGCCAACAGGATACTGAACGAGGGGGATAAAATAGCGCTGGCCGTTCCGATATTCAGCCCCTACCTGGAGATACCGAGGCTCGACACCTACAGGCTCGAGGTCATCGAGGTGAGAGCGGACGAGGAGAGGGGCTACCAGATACCGAGGGAAGAGCTCGAGAAGCTCCGCGACCCCGAGATAAAGGCCTTCTTCCTCGTGAACCCGGGCAACCCAACGTCGGTGAAGCTTGAGGAGGAAACCCTAGAAGACCTTCGCGAAATAGTTGAGAAAGATCGGAACGACCTGATAATCATCACGGACGACGTCTACGCGACCTTCGCCGAGGACTTCAGGTCGGTGTACTCCGTCCTGCCCCACAATACGATACTGGTCTACTCCTTCTCCAAGTACTTCGGGGCGACCGGCTGGCGCCTTGGCGTGATAGCCCTCCACAGGGACAACGTCGTGGACAGGCTCATAGCCAGTCTCCCGGAGGAGGTGCAGGAGATCCTTGAGAAGCGCTACGCCCCGATAACGCCGAACGTCAGGGAGCTGAAGTTCATAGACAGGCTCGTGGCCGACAGCAGGAACGTCGCGCTGAGGCACACCGCAGGGCTGTCCACACCCCAGCAGGTTCAGATGGTTCTCTTCGCCCTCTACGCCCTCATGGACGAGGAGGAGAAGTACAAGAAGACCGTGAAGCACGTCCTGAGGAGGCGCTACAGGGCGCTCTACCGCGGCCTTGGAATAGAGCCCGAGGAGAGCCCGGGCTACGCCTACTACTACACCCTGCTCGATACCGAGAAGCTGGCCGAGAGGCTTTACGGAAAGGAGTTCGCGGAGTGGTTCGTCAGAACCCTGCCCGTGGAGGAGTTCATAGTCCGCCTCGCCGTTGAGGCAGGGGTCGTCCTCCTCCCAGGGAAGGGCTTCGACGTCATCCACCCCTCGGCCAGGGTTTCGCTGGCGAACCTGAGGGAGATAGACTACATCAAGATAGGGAAGACCATCAGAAGGCTCATAGACGAGTACTACAAAAAGTTCAGAGGGGAGGTGTGAACTCCTTTTTCCATTTAAGACCTCAGCCTCCGGAAGTAGGCCACGAGGGCGTTCCAGTTCAGAGCAATGTGGACTATTGAAAGGCCGAAGAAGGCGAAGCCGAAGTAGATGTGGAGTGTATCCGCGGTGGACACTGGAAGTGGATGACCAAGCTTTGCCGTCAGGGGGCCTATGAGGAGCACCGTCCCCGTTATGCCCGTGATGAGCCACAGGAAGAACAGGAGAAGTGAAACGCACATTCTCAGGTTGCACTTCATGGCTCATCCCTTCCTGTAGGTTTTTCCGTTGATTACAATGACGTCCGCCTTTAAGGAGCCGTCTTCCTCGCTGGCAAGGATGGTAATCCTCTCGCCGGGCTTCAAGAGTGCCAGCATGTCGCGCCAGGTTAAGCTCTCGTTGTTCGGCCCGGTCCAGCGCCCCCTGATCTCAATCGTGTAGTTCTCAACCACAACCGCCCTCAATGCCAGGTCGACTTCCTTTATGGGGCCCGTCACGTTGATGGAGGTCGTGTTGAGGACTTCCTCTGGCGAAGGGGTGCTCTGGTTCAAGGCAGTGTCGTTGGGTGTCCCAACGTAGAACTCAACCGTGACCCTTTCCTCGGTTCCGTAGGGACAGCCAGAGCCGTAGTGGAAAACCACATCCAGGCTTCCGTTTCCGAGGACTTTAACGGTGTACTGCTTGAATGCCGTGTACGCGTCCTTCAGTTCGGTCTTCGTTTCGTTCACGACTTCAACGTTCTTTGGGTTTTCAACCGTTATTTTCCAGTCGGAGTAGGGACAGGGCTGTGCATGCCTGAACTTGACCGTGACGTTGACTGTGACCAACGTTCCCGCTCTCTCAACGTACGCTTTCCCCGGAACAACGTAGAGAATGTCGTCCCCTTCATGGGACGTGGCAAAGCCCACATAATAAACCCCGTTAACTGGGTTCGCTGGTGATGATGGCGGCTGAGCAGGACTCGAGGAAATTCTCTCATCCGCATAATTGACGGCGAAGGGCAACGCCACGAACAGGGCACAAAGTATGAAGGAGATTACAATCTTCCGCTCCATGGTTCATAATACACATGCAACGTTTTTAAACCTTCCATCCAAATGCACGCATTTGAACATTGACTACCCCCTGGGTTCACGAACCTTTTTAAAGCAAACCCTGTTCTCCGGCACTCCAAGGTGAGAAAAAGTGAGCCAGAGAGTGGCCATCGCCGTGAGGAACTCAACGGTCGCCAACCGCTACCGCTACGTTCCGAAGATGCCCAGGTGGTTCTATTCCTTCGTGCCCTTCAAAGTAGCTACCGGTGGAAGCTCCGCCCTGGTGAGCCTCTACCTCCTCCAGCTCGGGGGCAGCGCTTCAACGGTTGGCCTGGCCTTTGCCCTCGCGAGTCTGGCTTCAATGCTCGGCGCGCTGTTCTGGGGGAGACTGAGCGACAGGACGCTGAGGAGAAAGCCCTTCATACTCCTCGGCTTCGCCAGCGTCCCGGTGTTCCTCACAGCGATGGCTTTCACCAAAACCCCGGCCCAGCTGATTGCCGTGAACACGGCCTACGCGTTCTTCCTTTCCTCCACCCTATCCGTACCGATAGCCCTGGTTTTAAGGAGCGTCAGGAAGCACAGCTGGGAGTACGGCATAGGGAAGTTCAATGAGGTCAGCGGCTGGGGGTGGGTTCTCGGCCTAGTCCTCGGCTTCGGGCTATCCCGGTTCCTCACGATCCCCCAGCTTTTCGTGGCCTTCGCCCTGCTCGGAGTTCCGTCGGTTTTCATGGGAAGGAAAATGATACGCGAGGTGCCGGTCTACATAAACCGGCGTGCCATAAGGGCCTTCGGAAACTACGTCGTCGAGAAGGCACGCTACTTCCCGAGCTTTGTACTCCATCTCAACCTCAGCCTTCCAGATGGCCTCGGGAGGTTCTACCTGGCGTTCCTGCTCTTCTGGATAGCCGCTGGACTTTACTTCCCCCAGATGCCGGTCCTGCTGACGGGCGGTGGCTACGGAATGGACGTCGTGTACCTTGCCCTTATAGCCAACTCCGCAATCGCGGCTCTCAACTACGGGCGCGTTGGGAGCACAATGGGTGGTAACAAGGAGAAGACTCTTAGGAAAGGCCTCGCCCTTCGCGCCGCGGCCCTGCTCGCGGTGATGGTGGGGATCATGGTCTCTCCACTCCTTCTCCCGATGGTTCTCGCCTCCTATACCCTGGCCGGCTACTCCTGGGCCTTCATAGGCCTTCCCTCTACGGCAATAGTGAGCGAGAGGGCCGGAGAAAAGGAGAAGGGAAGCGCGATGGGGACCTACAACGTCGTCAGCTCGGCGGGCTACATAGCGGGAAGCGCCATCGGCGGGGCGCTCGTATCCTCCGCGGGGTTCACGGCCACCTTTGGCCTCGGACTGGCCCTCATCGGGGGAAGCCTTGCCCTCCTAAAAAGGTAAAGGGTCAGAACTTGAGGACCCTGGCGAGGACTATGAGCGGGTCCCAGACCGGGGCAAAGGGCGGTGCGTAGGCGAGGTCGGTGAAAAAGGCGTCCCTCGTTGTGAAGCCCGCGGTGAGCATCGCGGCGGCGGTGTCTATCCTCGGCAGTATCTCCGCACCGACCGCCTGGACGCCGAGGAGCTTATTGGTCTCGTTGTCCACCACGCCCTTCAGCCATATCGGCCTCGCCCCGGGGTAGTAGTGAGGCCTCGTGCCCGCTTTGATAAATGCGGTCCTGACGTCGTAGCCCTCCTTTATGGCCTCGGCCTCAGTAAGGCCGGTCTTGCCTATCTCCACATCGAAAAACTTGGTGATGCTGGTTCCCAGCACCCCGGGGAAGTGAACCTCCTTCCCGGCGATGTTGCTTCCTGCAACGTAACCCATCTTGTTTCCAGCTGGAGCGAGTGGAATCCAGACGCGCCTGCCGGTTATGATGTGCCTCGTCTCGGCAACGTCGCCTGCTGCATAAACGTTCTCAACGCTGGTCTGCATCTTCTCGTTGGTCCATATCGCACCGGTCTCCCCGATCCTGACGCCAAGCTCCTTCGCCAGCTCGACGTTGGGCCTTATGCCCGTCGCTAGGACGACGAGGTCGGCTTTATACTCGCCCGCGTCGGTTACCACCTTCTCGACCCTCTCCTTGCCCTCTATCTTCAGGGTTATCTCCTGGGTGCGGAGGTTTACCCTCTTCCTCATCTCCTCCTCGAGGACGTCGGTGACTTCCCTGTCAAAGGCCTTGGCCATCACCCTTTCGTTCCTCTCTATGAGGGTGACGCGCTTTCCCCTGGCCGCGAAGGCCTCGGCCATCTCGACGCCTATGTAACCTCCACCGATTATGACCACGTCCTCGACGGGGTTCTTCTCGAGGTAGCTCGTTATTGCAACGGCGTCCGGGGGCAGGTCTGCCGTGAAAACACCCTCCAGCTCGGTTCCCGGGATCGCGGGAACTCTCGGAGAGGCACCGTTGGCGAAGACGAGGTAGTCCCACTCGTAGCTCCTCTCACCACCCTCCTCCCTAACCCTGACGTAGCCCTGACCGACCTCTACGACCTCGGCCCTGAGGTGAAGGTCTATGCCGCGCTTCTTGATGAAGACCTCGGGCGGGTAGTGCATGAGCTTCTCCTTCGGCGAGACGCCCTCAACAACGTAAGGCACCCCGCACGGGGCGTGGCTGACCCACTCCGTTGCCTCGAAGACCTTGACGTCCCACTCGGGTTTGAGTCTCTTGACGCGTGAAGCGGCGCTCATTCCTGCGGCTCCGCCACCGATTATGACCACAGTCTTCTTCATGAGCATCACCAAGGAAGGTTCACAACCTTCGGTTAAAAAGGTTGGTGGGACAAAAACGGGTTACTCCTTCCTGTTAAGGAAGTACTTCCTGCCCCTAACCTCTACCATGCGATAGATCTCGCCTTCGCTGAGATCCATTGGGGGCCTTTCAAGTTCGTAGGTTTCGTAGGTCTCCATGTCCATGAGCTGAACCTCCCCCGGCATTATGCTGGTCACCATGGCCTCGCTCCTCTCGTGCTCAACGGTGTCTATACCCTCCCTCTTCACCGTCTTCCAGTCGCGGTGCTCGCTTTCGTTGGTCGAAAGGTTCCTGAGGCTCACGCCTTTCCCATCAACCCTCTCCACCTCGTAGACGTTGCCGCGCTTGTCGGCCACGATGTCGCCCCGCTGGAACTTCGGAATCCTCACGCTCACGCTCGTGCGGTATACTTCCCTGCTCGTCTGCCTGTCCACCCCGACCAGCTCGTAGGCCTCGCTTATCGTCCCTCCGAAGCGCTCCCGTATGGCCTGGGCGAGCTTCCTGGCACTCGATGTCGAGCCCATGTAGAAGTCCAGACCCTCCTCCTTCTCTATCGTGTCCTGTATGAAGCCCATTCTATCTTTCCGCATTATCTCGTCCACCTTCTCCTCGACGAGCCTTCCGATGGCCTTTCTCTCCTCCTCGCTCAAAGGCCTGCCCTCGGCGCGAACCTGGAGTATGGCCTCGAAGTAGCCGCCGAGAAACTTCTGGCAACGG
This Thermococcus cleftensis DNA region includes the following protein-coding sequences:
- the cdr gene encoding CoA-disulfide reductase → MKKTVVIIGGGAAGMSAASRVKRLKPEWDVKVFEATEWVSHAPCGVPYVVEGVSPKEKLMHYPPEVFIKKRGIDLHLRAEVVEVGQGYVRVREEGGERSYEWDYLVFANGASPRVPAIPGTELEGVFTADLPPDAVAITSYLEKNPVEDVVIIGGGYIGVEMAEAFAARGKRVTLIERNERVMAKAFDREVTDVLEEEMRKRVNLRTQEITLKIEGKERVEKVVTDAGEYKADLVVLATGIRPNVELAKELGVRIGETGAIWTNEKMQTSVENVYAAGDVAETRHIITGRRVWIPLAPAGNKMGYVAGSNIAGKEVHFPGVLGTSITKFFDVEIGKTGLTEAEAIKEGYDVRTAFIKAGTRPHYYPGARPIWLKGVVDNETNKLLGVQAVGAEILPRIDTAAAMLTAGFTTRDAFFTDLAYAPPFAPVWDPLIVLARVLKF
- a CDS encoding MFS transporter; the encoded protein is MSQRVAIAVRNSTVANRYRYVPKMPRWFYSFVPFKVATGGSSALVSLYLLQLGGSASTVGLAFALASLASMLGALFWGRLSDRTLRRKPFILLGFASVPVFLTAMAFTKTPAQLIAVNTAYAFFLSSTLSVPIALVLRSVRKHSWEYGIGKFNEVSGWGWVLGLVLGFGLSRFLTIPQLFVAFALLGVPSVFMGRKMIREVPVYINRRAIRAFGNYVVEKARYFPSFVLHLNLSLPDGLGRFYLAFLLFWIAAGLYFPQMPVLLTGGGYGMDVVYLALIANSAIAALNYGRVGSTMGGNKEKTLRKGLALRAAALLAVMVGIMVSPLLLPMVLASYTLAGYSWAFIGLPSTAIVSERAGEKEKGSAMGTYNVVSSAGYIAGSAIGGALVSSAGFTATFGLGLALIGGSLALLKR
- a CDS encoding radical SAM protein, which produces MIAFGPVPSRRLGRSLGVNNIPDKICSYACLYCQIGRTLKMEVERRPFYEPEFIFEEVARKVEEARERGERIDYVTFVPDGEPTLDVNLGLEVELLRELEIPLAILTNSSLVWRDDVREELLSFDFVSLKLDAVSEPLWRRIDRPHRNLSLERILEGMLEFRDDFDGTIVTETMLINVDYGDELERIADFLAELKPDKAYIAVPTRPPAEPWVEPAKEDMINLAYQLFSERLGEGRVEYLIGYEGNAFASTGNVEEDLLSITAVHPMREDAVRELLRKAGAGWETVERLIREGKLIELEYDGKRFYMRALPSRRKP
- a CDS encoding DUF4405 domain-containing protein, with translation MKCNLRMCVSLLLFFLWLITGITGTVLLIGPLTAKLGHPLPVSTADTLHIYFGFAFFGLSIVHIALNWNALVAYFRRLRS
- a CDS encoding bifunctional aspartate transaminase/aspartate 4-decarboxylase, which gives rise to MFNVSGEGEAQVEEILKNIGNLEELSPFEFKELLIKLARRKSERMMLNAGRGNPNFLALTPRYAYLQLGKFALSEAERHFGYMGGLIGGHSDREGIEARFEIFVRNHWNERGTAFLNSAVSYVRDYLGLPAGDFLHEMVQGYLGCDYPSPPRMLPLAEKIVARYLMKEMGAGYDLGYSLVDETQLFAVEGGTAAMAYLFESLKANRILNEGDKIALAVPIFSPYLEIPRLDTYRLEVIEVRADEERGYQIPREELEKLRDPEIKAFFLVNPGNPTSVKLEEETLEDLREIVEKDRNDLIIITDDVYATFAEDFRSVYSVLPHNTILVYSFSKYFGATGWRLGVIALHRDNVVDRLIASLPEEVQEILEKRYAPITPNVRELKFIDRLVADSRNVALRHTAGLSTPQQVQMVLFALYALMDEEEKYKKTVKHVLRRRYRALYRGLGIEPEESPGYAYYYTLLDTEKLAERLYGKEFAEWFVRTLPVEEFIVRLAVEAGVVLLPGKGFDVIHPSARVSLANLREIDYIKIGKTIRRLIDEYYKKFRGEV
- a CDS encoding 60S ribosomal export protein NMD3 — translated: MSERFCYRCGISESEGGPLINGLCQVCYRKENSVLLIEDEVNTELCQNCGSYRKRGLWVDPMSYELEELIFEVAENALLEELEDSFSEKIREYEVVLPEELDEIDDLPVGRAVVSFEPMDFHIEHFPAIITYEVRVKAKTHELQRELHDEAKKVTVYVRQTVCPRCQKFLGGYFEAILQVRAEGRPLSEEERKAIGRLVEEKVDEIMRKDRMGFIQDTIEKEEGLDFYMGSTSSARKLAQAIRERFGGTISEAYELVGVDRQTSREVYRTSVSVRIPKFQRGDIVADKRGNVYEVERVDGKGVSLRNLSTNESEHRDWKTVKREGIDTVEHERSEAMVTSIMPGEVQLMDMETYETYELERPPMDLSEGEIYRMVEVRGRKYFLNRKE